A genomic window from Magnetococcales bacterium includes:
- a CDS encoding tetratricopeptide repeat protein, whose amino-acid sequence MSDQTTLTLPEALNLAMSHQKAGRLQQAEVIYQNILKAQPNHPAANHLLGVLAIQGGRYEVATSLIKKAIQCQPNIADFHLNLGSAYLLAKKFDQAITCFRQALTLQPNLAEAFCNLGIALWETERWHDAIVSYNQALAFKPNYPTALFNLGLALANQGQSEKALTYYQKSHEHLPNSYRYLSSYLFMLSHLRINDPGIIIDTHQKMEQIHARVGRGKIQPHDITARSANPRLRIGYVSPDFRNHAVSYFIEPILRNHDRSRFEIFAYAEVSKPDATTHKLRSRVDTWRSTIKLSDEQLAKTIHADQIDILVDLAGHTINNRLTTFTYKPAPIQATYLGYFATTGLKSMDYWITDTTIHPQDDMQWTTESLYRLPRCYMCYQPRAGLPEPVKSPRGDETVIFGSFNTMGKIMPKVLNAWCQILQRAPNSRLLLKNKMLGDKHLAEEMLAYFTHHGIEPKRIHLVARVPTYNDHMAMYSEMDIALDTFPYTGATTTADALWMGVPVVTLAGRHFVERMSLSLLSAVGHPEWSAENLDDYVDLAVDMAARGVRSSQERQALRQQMAASPLCDPQGMTQSLEEAYRKMWLMKVAEQEE is encoded by the coding sequence GTGAGCGACCAAACCACTCTGACCCTCCCCGAAGCCCTGAATCTGGCGATGAGCCATCAAAAAGCGGGCCGCCTACAACAGGCTGAGGTCATTTATCAAAACATATTGAAGGCCCAGCCCAATCATCCTGCTGCCAATCACCTTCTCGGTGTTTTGGCCATTCAGGGAGGGCGATATGAAGTGGCAACAAGCTTGATCAAAAAAGCGATCCAATGCCAACCTAATATTGCCGACTTTCACCTCAATCTTGGCAGTGCCTATCTGTTGGCAAAAAAATTTGACCAGGCCATCACCTGCTTCCGTCAAGCCCTGACCCTACAACCCAACCTGGCAGAAGCATTTTGCAACCTGGGCATCGCCCTTTGGGAAACCGAAAGGTGGCATGATGCCATCGTCAGCTACAATCAGGCGCTTGCTTTTAAGCCAAATTACCCGACGGCTCTGTTCAATCTGGGTCTCGCCCTGGCAAATCAAGGGCAATCGGAAAAGGCGCTCACCTATTATCAAAAATCCCACGAACACCTTCCAAATTCTTACAGATACCTAAGCAGTTATCTGTTCATGTTGAGTCATCTGCGCATCAACGATCCTGGAATCATTATCGACACTCACCAAAAAATGGAGCAAATCCATGCGCGGGTAGGCCGAGGAAAGATCCAACCCCATGATATCACCGCAAGAAGCGCAAACCCCCGTCTGCGGATCGGCTATGTCTCCCCTGACTTCCGAAATCACGCAGTCAGTTATTTTATCGAACCCATCCTGCGCAACCATGATCGAAGCCGGTTTGAAATATTTGCCTATGCCGAGGTATCCAAGCCGGACGCAACAACGCACAAACTGCGATCACGGGTGGATACCTGGCGTTCGACGATCAAACTGAGTGACGAGCAACTAGCCAAAACCATCCATGCGGACCAAATCGATATCCTGGTCGATCTGGCAGGCCACACAATCAATAATCGTCTGACCACCTTTACCTATAAACCAGCCCCGATTCAGGCCACCTATCTGGGCTATTTTGCCACCACTGGTCTGAAGAGCATGGATTATTGGATTACCGATACCACTATCCATCCCCAAGATGACATGCAGTGGACAACTGAATCTCTCTATCGGCTGCCGCGTTGTTACATGTGCTATCAACCCCGTGCGGGTCTGCCCGAACCGGTAAAAAGCCCCCGAGGGGATGAGACCGTTATTTTTGGATCCTTCAATACCATGGGCAAAATCATGCCCAAAGTCCTCAATGCCTGGTGTCAGATCTTACAACGCGCTCCAAACTCCCGTTTACTGCTGAAAAATAAAATGCTGGGAGACAAACACCTGGCCGAGGAAATGCTGGCCTATTTTACTCATCACGGGATTGAACCGAAACGGATTCACCTTGTCGCCAGAGTCCCGACCTACAACGACCACATGGCCATGTATTCGGAAATGGATATCGCCCTGGACACCTTTCCCTATACTGGCGCAACCACCACAGCGGATGCCCTGTGGATGGGAGTTCCTGTGGTGACTTTGGCAGGCCGCCATTTTGTCGAACGCATGAGCTTAAGTCTGTTGTCAGCGGTGGGACATCCAGAATGGAGCGCCGAAAATCTGGACGACTATGTAGACTTGGCGGTTGATATGGCAGCCCGGGGAGTCAGGTCCAGCCAAGAACGGCAGGCGCTCCGCCAACAGATGGCTGCATCCCCTTTGTGCGACCCACAGGGGATGACCCAAAGCCTGGAAGAGGCCTATCGGAAAATGTGGCTGATGAAAGTAGCTGAACAGGAAGAATAA
- the alr gene encoding alanine racemase has product MDTQTPGSGRPTWLEIDLEAVVHNFNLARKKAGGQSRVGTQGSAGNGVEVFPVVKADGYGLGAVPIARALQQIGAPGFCVALIKEAEALRGGGITGPIRLLSGFSPGEESRVVDLGLEPFLYDLAAARRLSQHAPQERPVAVHLKVDTGMGRLGFGVEEVAEVLAELTRLPGIRVVGIASHLACADEPQRPETAAQTDRFSGLLQQPEIARLQLTASLANSAAILAHPETHFDWLRPGIMLYGGSPFFPDTRETGLKPVVTWLSRILQVKELPSGTAIGYGHTFTTSRPTRLAQIPVGYADGYPRFLSNRGMMTLHGCRAPVVGRVCMDLITLDITDIPQARVGDRVTLMGGSEAGAISLEEMSSWQQTIPYEVICRLGKRLPRHYLGGDWT; this is encoded by the coding sequence ATGGATACCCAAACGCCAGGGTCGGGTCGGCCTACCTGGTTGGAGATCGACCTGGAAGCGGTGGTGCATAATTTTAACCTGGCTCGAAAAAAGGCTGGGGGTCAAAGCCGGGTTGGAACTCAAGGTAGCGCTGGAAATGGTGTAGAGGTGTTTCCGGTGGTCAAGGCCGATGGCTATGGCCTGGGTGCGGTACCCATCGCCAGGGCGTTGCAGCAGATCGGTGCCCCGGGGTTTTGTGTGGCCCTGATCAAGGAGGCTGAAGCGTTGCGTGGGGGGGGCATCACCGGCCCCATTCGGCTTCTTTCCGGATTTTCACCCGGGGAGGAGTCCCGGGTGGTGGATCTGGGGCTGGAGCCTTTTTTGTATGATTTGGCCGCAGCCCGGAGGCTTTCCCAACACGCCCCCCAAGAGCGGCCGGTAGCGGTCCATCTGAAGGTGGATACCGGGATGGGGCGGTTGGGGTTTGGGGTAGAGGAGGTGGCGGAGGTGCTGGCAGAGTTGACCAGGCTGCCAGGGATCCGGGTGGTGGGCATCGCCTCCCATCTGGCCTGTGCCGATGAACCACAACGCCCGGAAACAGCGGCGCAAACAGACCGATTTTCGGGGCTGCTGCAACAGCCTGAAATAGCCAGGCTCCAGTTGACCGCCTCCCTCGCCAACAGCGCCGCCATTCTGGCTCACCCCGAGACCCACTTTGATTGGCTGCGCCCCGGTATCATGCTCTATGGGGGCTCGCCTTTTTTTCCAGATACCCGGGAAACCGGACTGAAACCGGTGGTCACCTGGCTGAGCCGCATTCTGCAAGTGAAAGAACTCCCCTCCGGCACCGCCATCGGCTATGGCCACACCTTCACCACCAGCCGTCCCACCCGCCTGGCCCAGATTCCCGTGGGTTATGCCGATGGCTATCCACGTTTTTTGAGCAACCGGGGGATGATGACGCTGCACGGTTGTCGAGCGCCGGTGGTGGGACGGGTCTGCATGGATCTCATCACCCTGGATATTACCGATATTCCCCAAGCCCGGGTGGGGGACCGGGTGACTTTGATGGGAGGGAGCGAAGCCGGGGCGATTTCTCTGGAGGAGATGTCATCCTGGCAGCAAACCATCCCCTATGAGGTGATCTGCCGATTGGGCAAGCGGCTTCCCAGGCACTACTTGGGAGGAGATTGGACGTGA
- the dnaB gene encoding replicative DNA helicase yields MGYDAGIDGPASRQPAYSMEAEQSVLGAILLDNDTLDQVADVLAPDDFYVAAHRIVFKAIQTLDDRGEPADTVILKQYLEKQEELTSIGGAAYLAELVNTVPAIANVKAYARLVHDKSVLRELARQATGIVEGVYRDPRRKVDEVLDDAEQRIFSVAEGRDQRRSAYYDVKSILTPVFERIDKLMERKEAVTGVPSGYEDMDKMTAGLQPSDLIILAGRPSMGKTALAMNIAENAALGHKVGVGVFSLEMSKEQLVMRLLASTARVDAQGLRTGWIKDDEYGRLINAAGELSAAPLYIDDTPAISVMALRSKARRLKREKDIQMIVVDYLQLMTGSSGSSDNRVQEISEISRGLKSVAKELSIPVIALSQLSREVEKRPDKRPILSDLRESGAIEQDADVVMFVYREEVYKKDDPSLEGLAEAIIAKQRNGPVGAVKLTFLKKFTRFENHAAPQGF; encoded by the coding sequence ATGGGATATGATGCCGGAATCGACGGTCCTGCTTCCAGACAGCCAGCCTACTCCATGGAGGCGGAGCAGTCGGTGCTGGGGGCCATTCTCCTGGATAACGATACCCTGGACCAGGTGGCCGATGTCCTGGCTCCAGACGATTTTTATGTGGCCGCACACCGTATTGTCTTCAAAGCGATCCAAACCCTGGACGACCGGGGAGAGCCTGCGGATACGGTTATATTAAAACAGTATCTGGAAAAGCAGGAAGAGTTAACCTCCATTGGTGGTGCAGCTTACTTGGCCGAACTGGTCAATACTGTCCCTGCCATCGCCAATGTCAAGGCTTATGCCCGCCTGGTTCACGACAAGTCGGTGCTTCGGGAGCTGGCCCGACAGGCTACCGGGATCGTCGAAGGGGTCTATCGGGATCCCCGGCGCAAGGTGGACGAGGTGCTGGATGATGCCGAGCAGCGGATTTTTTCTGTCGCTGAAGGGCGGGACCAGCGGCGTTCAGCCTATTATGATGTAAAATCAATCCTGACGCCGGTCTTTGAGCGTATCGACAAGCTCATGGAGCGCAAGGAGGCGGTCACCGGGGTGCCTTCGGGCTATGAGGATATGGACAAGATGACCGCTGGCCTGCAACCATCGGATCTGATCATCCTGGCAGGGCGTCCCTCCATGGGCAAGACGGCTCTGGCCATGAACATTGCCGAAAATGCCGCGTTGGGGCACAAGGTGGGGGTGGGGGTTTTTTCTCTGGAGATGTCCAAGGAGCAGCTGGTCATGCGTCTGCTCGCCTCCACCGCCCGGGTGGATGCCCAGGGATTGCGAACCGGTTGGATCAAGGATGACGAATATGGCCGCCTGATCAATGCCGCCGGGGAGCTTTCCGCCGCACCGCTCTATATTGACGACACCCCGGCGATTTCGGTGATGGCCCTGCGCTCCAAGGCCAGACGCCTGAAGCGGGAAAAGGATATTCAGATGATCGTGGTCGATTATCTCCAGCTCATGACCGGATCTTCCGGCAGCAGCGATAACCGGGTGCAGGAGATTTCCGAAATTTCCCGGGGGCTCAAATCGGTCGCCAAGGAGTTGAGCATACCGGTCATCGCCCTCTCCCAGCTCTCCCGGGAGGTGGAAAAACGGCCCGACAAGCGACCGATTCTTTCGGATCTTCGGGAGTCCGGGGCCATTGAGCAGGATGCCGATGTGGTGATGTTTGTCTATCGGGAGGAGGTCTACAAAAAGGACGACCCGAGCCTGGAAGGGTTGGCCGAGGCGATCATCGCCAAGCAGCGTAACGGCCCCGTCGGGGCGGTCAAGCTCACCTTCCTGAAAAAATTTACCCGCTTCGAAAACCATGCAGCCCCCCAGGGGTTTTGA
- a CDS encoding S-layer homology domain-containing protein: MPPLHRVPLLLTLLLPLLMPGQAWGFTDVTSDRWGYESIEILSSAAITSGCDSENFCPDNTLQRAEMAIFLLRSQYGSDYAPSTATGTVFDDVAADYWAGSFVERLSELGITSGCTATEFCPSREITRGEMAIFLLRTKYGSDYQPPSSTGAVFGDISADYWAASFIEQLSAEGLTDDTFDTTRECDEGHFCPSLTINRAEMAVFLVRTFELTADDDSGSGTQTGEMALTSSAIEDGEILDDYKCEQKVDDIEDSIPLAWSGVPDSAGSLAITMHHYPNSEDTTQANAYLLLWDIDPSVTEIAHGGADDGAWYMGSNKDGTAISYTSPCSPSAGSHEYILTLYALSETPASLPSYSTLDVTYDVLLEAIESVTVIETTTLTFEDVTE, translated from the coding sequence ATGCCCCCCCTCCACCGCGTTCCCCTGCTGCTCACCCTTCTGCTGCCACTCCTTATGCCGGGTCAAGCCTGGGGATTTACCGATGTCACCAGCGACCGGTGGGGGTATGAATCCATCGAAATCCTCTCCTCAGCAGCAATCACCAGTGGCTGTGACAGCGAAAACTTTTGCCCGGACAACACCCTGCAACGAGCTGAAATGGCGATCTTTCTGCTCCGCAGCCAATATGGCTCCGACTATGCCCCCTCTACCGCCACGGGGACGGTATTCGACGATGTGGCGGCGGACTATTGGGCGGGTAGCTTTGTGGAGCGGCTCTCCGAGTTGGGTATCACCAGCGGCTGCACGGCCACTGAATTTTGCCCCAGCCGGGAGATCACCCGAGGAGAGATGGCGATCTTTCTGCTTCGGACCAAATATGGCTCCGACTATCAACCCCCCTCATCCACGGGAGCGGTTTTTGGGGACATTTCAGCCGACTATTGGGCCGCTTCGTTCATCGAACAGCTCTCCGCCGAAGGGCTCACCGACGACACCTTCGACACCACCCGCGAGTGTGACGAAGGCCACTTTTGCCCGAGCCTCACCATCAACCGGGCGGAAATGGCGGTTTTTTTGGTACGCACCTTTGAGCTGACCGCTGATGATGATTCCGGTAGCGGCACACAAACCGGGGAGATGGCTCTGACCAGTAGCGCCATTGAGGATGGGGAAATTCTCGACGATTACAAATGCGAACAGAAGGTGGATGATATCGAGGATTCCATTCCCCTGGCCTGGTCCGGGGTGCCCGACTCTGCCGGGTCGCTGGCCATCACCATGCACCACTACCCCAACTCCGAAGACACCACCCAGGCCAACGCCTACCTGCTGCTGTGGGATATCGACCCGTCAGTCACCGAAATAGCCCACGGTGGGGCGGATGATGGCGCGTGGTATATGGGTTCCAATAAAGACGGCACCGCCATCTCCTACACCTCCCCCTGCTCCCCTTCAGCCGGAAGCCACGAATATATCCTGACCCTCTACGCCCTCTCGGAAACCCCGGCCTCCCTGCCCAGCTACAGCACCCTGGATGTCACCTATGATGTGCTGCTGGAAGCCATCGAGAGTGTCACCGTGATCGAAACCACCACGTTAACTTTTGAGGATGTGACGGAATAA
- the radC gene encoding DNA repair protein RadC, which yields MTVRDKDGGLHYGHRGRLRRRFQQEGLEGFEDHQVLELLLFNALPRQDTNKIAHRLLQRYGSLSAALEADPKDIATIPGMGQAAAAFLSLIPPLTRYYLTDRSKRIKKPLNEIHRSLNYVIPLMAGRTEEVFYVLCLDSQCRLLFPALISHGTVKEALVHPRHVVEAALRHKAASVILAHNHPSGHPEPSRSDIQFTQLLQRSLIPIGIRVLDHIIVTGNEGISMAQEGFLDD from the coding sequence ATGACGGTACGGGATAAAGACGGCGGGCTGCACTATGGTCATCGGGGCCGACTGCGGCGACGGTTTCAGCAGGAAGGGCTGGAAGGGTTCGAGGATCATCAAGTCCTGGAACTTCTGCTCTTCAACGCCCTGCCCAGGCAGGATACCAATAAAATCGCCCATCGGCTGCTGCAACGATATGGCTCCCTCTCCGCCGCCCTGGAGGCAGACCCCAAGGATATCGCCACCATTCCGGGCATGGGGCAGGCTGCCGCCGCCTTTCTCAGCCTCATTCCCCCCTTGACCCGCTACTACCTCACCGATCGATCCAAGCGGATCAAAAAGCCCCTGAACGAAATTCACCGCAGCCTCAACTATGTCATCCCCCTCATGGCAGGCCGCACCGAAGAGGTGTTCTACGTCCTCTGCCTCGACAGCCAGTGCCGCCTGCTCTTCCCGGCCCTCATCAGCCACGGTACAGTCAAGGAGGCTCTGGTTCACCCCCGTCATGTGGTGGAAGCCGCTTTGCGCCACAAGGCAGCCAGCGTCATTCTGGCCCACAACCACCCCTCAGGCCACCCGGAACCCTCCCGCTCCGACATCCAATTTACCCAGCTCCTGCAGAGATCGTTGATTCCCATCGGTATTCGGGTGTTGGATCACATCATCGTCACCGGCAACGAAGGCATCTCCATGGCCCAGGAGGGGTTTTTGGATGATTGA
- a CDS encoding sigma 54-interacting transcriptional regulator: MSEQPDSQNLLNCHPEPALLLDRAFRILAANRPYLENYGGNKTGAVIGAFCFATSHHLDQPCAHHNHPCPLARAAETGVPQRALHIHHTRRGALYVHVEILPIVGDDGAIGPFVEIIRPITFASPQPSATGLVGSSPTFVTMLDMIHRVAPKPFPVLLLGETGTGKELVARAIHGASRQSKGPFVPVECSELAENLFESELFGHKRGAFTGAVADKPGLLETAHGGTLFLDEVGEIPLQQQVKLLRALETLSFRQVGETKSRLVDFRLISATNQDLKGMMDAGTFRPDLYYRISAFPIQLPPLRERVSDIPLVACSLLERITLDKRVTLSQAAAALLKHYPFPGNVRELQNMLERAFLLSGGGLLLPEHFPDISPNGSPPLPQPENQLTQTPAEEEPILSLKEVEQRYLIQALARYPNDRQALADQLGISLRTLFRKLEALPSSLRNGDPKQ, encoded by the coding sequence ATGTCTGAACAACCCGACAGCCAGAATCTCCTCAACTGCCATCCGGAGCCGGCCCTGCTGCTGGACCGGGCATTTCGCATTTTGGCGGCCAATCGCCCCTACCTTGAAAACTATGGCGGGAATAAAACCGGAGCGGTGATCGGGGCGTTCTGCTTTGCCACCTCCCACCATCTGGATCAACCCTGCGCCCATCACAACCATCCCTGCCCCCTGGCCCGGGCAGCCGAAACGGGTGTGCCTCAGCGGGCGCTGCACATTCATCACACCCGCCGGGGGGCGCTCTATGTGCATGTGGAAATCCTGCCCATCGTCGGGGACGACGGCGCCATCGGACCCTTCGTCGAAATCATCCGGCCCATCACCTTTGCCAGCCCCCAACCTTCGGCGACCGGCTTGGTGGGAAGTTCTCCAACCTTTGTCACCATGCTTGACATGATCCACCGGGTCGCCCCCAAGCCTTTTCCGGTATTGCTGCTGGGAGAGACCGGCACCGGCAAGGAGTTGGTGGCCCGGGCCATTCACGGGGCGAGCCGTCAATCCAAGGGACCATTTGTACCGGTGGAGTGTTCGGAGCTTGCGGAAAATCTCTTCGAAAGCGAACTTTTCGGCCACAAGCGGGGGGCCTTTACCGGGGCTGTGGCTGACAAGCCGGGTCTTCTGGAAACCGCCCACGGGGGAACGCTTTTTCTGGATGAAGTGGGGGAGATCCCCCTGCAACAGCAGGTTAAATTATTGCGCGCCCTGGAGACCCTGAGCTTTCGTCAGGTAGGAGAGACCAAATCCCGGCTGGTGGATTTTCGTCTGATTTCAGCCACCAATCAGGATCTCAAAGGAATGATGGATGCGGGCACCTTTCGCCCGGATCTCTACTACCGGATCAGCGCCTTTCCCATTCAACTCCCCCCCCTGCGTGAGCGGGTTTCAGATATTCCCCTGGTGGCCTGCTCCCTGTTGGAGCGCATTACGTTGGATAAACGGGTGACCCTTTCACAAGCGGCCGCCGCTCTCCTGAAACACTATCCCTTTCCAGGAAATGTCCGGGAGCTGCAAAACATGTTGGAGCGGGCTTTTCTGCTCTCAGGGGGAGGTCTGCTGTTACCGGAACACTTTCCCGACATCTCCCCCAATGGATCTCCCCCACTCCCCCAGCCGGAAAACCAACTGACCCAAACCCCAGCCGAAGAAGAACCGATTCTATCGCTGAAAGAGGTGGAACAGCGCTATCTGATCCAGGCGCTTGCCCGCTATCCCAACGACCGGCAAGCCCTGGCCGATCAACTGGGAATCAGCCTGCGGACCCTTTTTCGGAAACTGGAGGCATTGCCCTCTTCCCTTCGCAACGGTGACCCAAAACAATGA